The genome window CTCTTCCCCCGCCGCGACGGATCCGGCACCGCTCCCCCGCcagttccagttcctccACTGCAAACCCTCCAACTGCCTCCTCGTTCAGAAAGACATACCGACTCTCGCGCTTTGATGACCGCTCCAGCCAGCCATCCAGTGATCCTgcgctcttctccagcgatGATATCCCTGCGTCCGGTCTTGAAAACTACAACGCCCCCGTCTCCTCTGGAGATGCAGTGGGCAGGAAACGACGCTACCGGGGGACCTGGTGGGGAGAGACGGTAGTCGATCCGAAGCGGAAGAGAGCAGACTTTAAGGACAAGCGGCTTGTGGATAGCGGTGTGTGGATGGGAAGTGATGAGTCGACGGCAGAATCGCTCTTGCCGTCTGAGGATGCGTCGATATGGGGGGAAGACTTGATGCGGAACATGCAGACTTCTACGTCAGCTGGGGCGTGCAGTGAGAGACAAATGGGCGCAGCCAGTTCACAACCTGCGAATTCACAGCTGCGTCCGACGGTGTCACAGCCGCGGGGTCCCAGGAAGGTGGAGGAGCCGAGGGAACATCAGCTCGCTAGGACGATTGTCAATGACTGTCTTGAAAAAGGGCAGGATAGCGTCGACTTGAGGTGAGAAAATTTCTGTTTGAGTAATGTGAAATTGCGCTAACTCTTGCAGCAATGGCAATCTGAGAGCGCTTCCGTCGGGCTTGCTCCGTCCTCTTCAATACCTCACCAAGTTGCCCTCAGTCAGAGAGCCTCCAATATCGGAAGAGGGCTACAGCTCCTTGAAACCGTTTCTGCGGTTGTTCCTGGCTGGCAATGCGCTTACTGCGGTTTCGGGAGAAATATTCGAACTCGACTCGCTCAGAGTTCTCAGCTTGCGGAACAACAAGCTGACGGAGATTCCTCCTGCTATAAGAAAGCTGACAATGCTACAAGAGATCAATCTTGCAGTCAATCGCCTGCGGTGTCTTCCTTGGGAGTTACTATGGTTAATCAGGAAGGGTGACCTGAAACATCTGATGGTCCGACCCAACCCCCTTCTTCAGACCAATGATGTAGAAGTTACAAGGTGGTACACGCCCGATGGCAGCGATGCAGCATCACCGGAGGAGGCGTTGAAAGCGTGCCATTATGAAGGACCCCCACCTGAGGAAGCATGGGCCCCAATTCAAGTGGCGATCAGCCCCATCCGACGATTCAACATGGAAGGTATTCCCATAACGGATGGCCAAAGCGGCGCCTTACCGTTGAGATCATCGGACGATACCCCGTCCCATGTACCCTCGTTGCGTGAGGTATCCCTCCTGGCTTTCAGCAAATCTGCCTATTGCGACCAGATATCCGAGTCCGAAATGATCGGCTATCCAGAATTAATGGTTCGCCTCCTTCGACAGGCTAAGGGTGTTAGAAATGCCGGTGGTAGAAGCTGCTCGATATGTCACCGGAGCTTCGTAATTCCTCGCACCGAATGGA of Aspergillus fumigatus Af293 chromosome 2, whole genome shotgun sequence contains these proteins:
- a CDS encoding leucine-rich repeat domain-containing protein, whose translation is MDSEIPLPPPRRIRHRSPASSSSSTANPPTASSFRKTYRLSRFDDRSSQPSSDPALFSSDDIPASGLENYNAPVSSGDAVGRKRRYRGTWWGETVVDPKRKRADFKDKRLVDSGVWMGSDESTAESLLPSEDASIWGEDLMRNMQTSTSAGACSERQMGAASSQPANSQLRPTVSQPRGPRKVEEPREHQLARTIVNDCLEKGQDSVDLSNGNLRALPSGLLRPLQYLTKLPSVREPPISEEGYSSLKPFLRLFLAGNALTAVSGEIFELDSLRVLSLRNNKLTEIPPAIRKLTMLQEINLAVNRLRCLPWELLWLIRKGDLKHLMVRPNPLLQTNDVEVTRWYTPDGSDAASPEEALKACHYEGPPPEEAWAPIQVAISPIRRFNMEGIPITDGQSGALPLRSSDDTPSHVPSLREVSLLAFSKSAYCDQISESEMIGYPELMVRLLRQAKGVRNAGGRSCSICHRSFVIPRTEWIEWWDCSTYENGLKRPRCPGEQLRPLPFRRFGCSWACVPEAEESMLQAETGQQG